The DNA segment TAAtggtacatttttttatagtgcAACGGTAACTCAGGATTACGATACATTTTGGGTTGGAATTAAGTCGAATTCgttagaaattattgaaaacgaGATTTCAACTTCATCAGCAATACCTTCGAATcacaataaacaatttttatctaagGTTTGTATCAGGTGATATTATTGGTAAAATTATTGGagtttactgaaatttactgaatcaaaacaaaaattcagtaaatttttggtaaattcggTATACAATATATCTTGATCGGGCATTGATCGATTGTGTTTGAATgataaaatcgataaatttctAATGCAGCGACAAGCTCCCACTTCAATTTACGAAGGATGTGGATCGACGAAAACTTGCGTTGGGTACCCTTTGAATTGTGAGCAAAACCAAACATGCAGAGCTGTTACTACGGCGAGGATTGTTgataaacggttttttttcgaGCTGCAATCTAGTGCTGGTTGGTTTCATGATACAAGAGCATTTGTTTCGTATCTCATCAATACCTATTTTCAGATAATGTCGGCTACGTTTCTCTTGGATTGTCCAGGTCAGATCAAATGGGTGACTGTTCAGTTATGGAATGTTTGCGCGAGAACGGCAGTATTTATCAATATAACTCGTGGAATTTTCGGCGATCTAATACGAGAGAGGGAGTTGTAAGTagatttttcaacaaaaaattcctcCAAAATTCTTAGTCGCGAAATATATATGACGTCACTTATCGACATTAAGTAATAAATTGCTTCTTAAAGTATGACATAATCTAGTAAAATCTACAAAGATTCGAAATCAAAATGCGATAACGATATAAAGCACGTGGATCAATATACGAATATCTTCAGTTTGGACTTTGCATGTCTGCATTtattcaatcaatcaatcaatgcAATGCGAATACTTAAAAAATTAGTTGATCTTGATTTCGATGAAAAGGTTGGCCATGGCCTTGTTCTTAATAACTTCTTATTGACAAAGCAGATGGATAGGTTTGAtcagtaccggactggctcgaaaaagcccatcgggggctccatgcaactcaatttaaaaaggcccacaaactaaaaattctgatacaaaaatccaaaaggcccatcgggaattccccgaattcaccatatggccagtccgcGCCTGGCGTTTGATCAACGCAGATCTGTAGCAACCGCATAAAATCGGACAGTGTCAGCTTGCAAATTTCGTTATGTTAGAAGTGGATGAAAACAGTGTaatgaaactaaaagatcTATGCGGCTACTAGAGATCTGCTTTGGTTTGATGTAACCTCTTACAGACTAGTCCTTGATTTAAAATCTTCAGGACTTAAATTTGTGTCGTTGCATCATGATCGTCAAACTTAGAAATTTAAACGATGTTGCGTTGCTTGTTGTGAGACCAAATAAACAGCAAGCAACACAACATCGCCGTTGCAATTTCAatagttttaacatatttGACGATGGTgatgttgataacagatgtccTACCTGTCTACCTGCTTAGTCAACATAATTCTGTATTTCTTTCACTAGCCGCAAAACATCACTACGCTGCTTGAATCATCCTATCTCGATGGCACTATTTACTGCAAATTTGAACGCGATCCGTCTTCGGTGGTACTTGGAAGTGAATTTGACTTGGAAGccgaaagattttatttcttgGTTGCTATCGGTACTAACTTCTCACGTAAGTTACAGAAATTTAACAGATTATACTCCAATCCAGATAAATTTACGGTTTTCATAGCGACAGCAATTTTGCATCATAACCTGGGACGATCGGCATCTACACAACCACAGGAAATAATTAGAGTACATATCAATTGTAACGTTCAAGCGAGACATTGTTTCGAGatttcatacatacatttTTAGGAGGTCGATCCTATTTATCAAGGATGTGGAACGGACAAAATTTGTTTCGGTATGCCAATTGGATGTTTAAATGAATCATCATGTGACGCAGTTGCTGCGGTTCTGGTTGAAAATGATCTTTACGAATTTGAATTGCAATCCGAAGATGGTAACGTTTAAATGGTACCGATCTTTGGCCTTATCTTATGCCTATTTTTCTTGCAGCAAGGGCCGCTTACGTTTCCTTCGCTCTATCTAGGGACAGGATAATGGGCGACGATTCAGTCATGGAGTGCATACTACAGAACGGTACTGTTCGAGCATACACTTCTTGGAATGTTGCACGTCCAGATATCGGAAATACAAGAGAGGGCGTGGTAAATTATAGTCTAGCCAAACGGAACACCATGTGAGAAACGATAATTTTACCTATGTTTTTCCAGGAACAAGACATCATTGAACAGATCAATGGAACTTATATTGATGGAAAAATCTACTGTAAAATCAGACGTGATAAAGCGACACATATACTTGGCCATGAATTCAATTTAGCATGGGCAGATTTTCACTTTATGTTAGCCACTGGAACTGGTCTCGTAGGTAATTTCGTTACTATTGCCATGCTATTGATACAGAAGCGTTCGTTTGCATGCAATTTGTTTCTCTTTTCTTCTTCCAGCAAATGGTATTGGGGGACACGATCTGAACCGCACTGTGTCCCAGGAAACATTTGAATTACCTGGAAGA comes from the Bradysia coprophila strain Holo2 unplaced genomic scaffold, BU_Bcop_v1 contig_358, whole genome shotgun sequence genome and includes:
- the LOC119081212 gene encoding putative ferric-chelate reductase 1 homolog, producing the protein MMWHSTIFVLIAILHLSTSASLCGTSNEIPIHNNVPPMTTISPFNILTSVSTAHQSEIVTLRIKSILSELKFEGFIVHAFSTSRGEVLGRFTSSRAGLKLGNCDSEDNIATYQAYPGGVDEVELQWQAPSDYVGEILFNATVTQDYDTFWVGIKSNSLEIIENEISTSSAIPSNHNKQFLSKRQAPTSIYEGCGSTKTCVGYPLNCEQNQTCRAVTTARIVDKRFFFELQSSADNVGYVSLGLSRSDQMGDCSVMECLRENGSIYQYNSWNFRRSNTREGVPQNITTLLESSYLDGTIYCKFERDPSSVVLGSEFDLEAERFYFLVAIGTNFSPTAILHHNLGRSASTQPQEIIREVDPIYQGCGTDKICFGMPIGCLNESSCDAVAAVLVENDLYEFELQSEDARAAYVSFALSRDRIMGDDSVMECILQNGTVRAYTSWNVARPDIGNTREGVEQDIIEQINGTYIDGKIYCKIRRDKATHILGHEFNLAWADFHFMLATGTGLVANGIGGHDLNRTVSQETFELPGRRSAAPFVQISAITIVAWLLATSCAHFFRRL